From the genome of Deinococcus sp. AJ005, one region includes:
- a CDS encoding bifunctional diguanylate cyclase/phosphodiesterase has protein sequence MMVKLNRVVPFGLLTLLGLIHISWMVFRWGPPNLQPFLAGLLYVPAFLIAAGYAARTARQVQSTRESVAWVCISVGLLAFGLAQVIFTYLQVVRQVDPFPSLADALFLLFPPLVGAALLLFPRPHLSRAGWLRLGLDVGIMTAAAGVFSWRFLLADLVVAYRAQALAGSIALAYPTSDLLLLCLVLLLLARHQHLPRQVTVLMALALTSFIVADTGFAALTARQAYVPGSIIDLFWGFGGLMFGMAAVLRGSNTRITITAPALNWTVLTASPYLAVAATAILLLNTLMGGTVDFTGRGVLWSTMLVATLVLVRQAVVFAENAALTRDLYRATQHLESRVAARTAELHTANTQLHAFSLDLEEKVQARTAELELSRAHLAHQAHHDALTSLPNRVLFSDRLSQAVTAAARYNRKLAVLYLDLDGFKQINDTCGHEAGDEVLRVTARRLQEATRPSDTVARLGGDEFIVLLTEVGEVFDVASVARQILDSVSRDIVLDAQTTRVTTSIGIALYPDTALDAAPLHKQADAAMYRAKHGGKNTICYFAPEMNSVIQMRADLVAGLRCALTNQEMYMVYQPLFAPSTRAFASLEALLRWASPSLGEISPGEFIPIAEDNGQIIELGAWVLNEVCRQQALWQRQGLAPTRVAVNVSPLQFARPGFVEDLRHLLGRHGLDGRWLELELTERIMLHDLASIAHKMRELRALGVGISIDDFGAGNTALSYFFQLPITTVKIDRSLIQGLGQAHGSDRVVQAIVALAHSLDLNVVAEGIETWAQMTSVTDLGCERVQGYLLARPERADVVQARLFLESPTRETSKG, from the coding sequence ATGATGGTCAAGCTCAACCGCGTTGTCCCCTTCGGACTGCTGACGCTGCTTGGCCTGATACACATCTCATGGATGGTGTTCAGGTGGGGCCCGCCGAATCTCCAACCGTTTCTGGCGGGCCTGCTGTATGTGCCAGCTTTTCTGATCGCGGCCGGATACGCAGCGCGTACAGCCCGTCAGGTCCAGTCCACCCGTGAGTCGGTCGCCTGGGTGTGTATTAGCGTCGGGCTGCTCGCCTTCGGACTGGCCCAGGTGATCTTCACCTACCTTCAGGTGGTTCGCCAGGTGGACCCATTCCCCAGTCTGGCCGACGCCCTGTTCCTGCTGTTCCCACCGCTAGTCGGCGCGGCTCTGCTGCTTTTTCCCCGCCCTCACCTGAGTCGGGCAGGCTGGCTGCGCCTGGGACTGGATGTGGGCATCATGACGGCGGCCGCCGGAGTGTTCTCGTGGCGGTTTTTGCTGGCCGATCTCGTCGTGGCTTACCGTGCACAGGCGCTGGCGGGAAGCATCGCGCTGGCGTATCCCACATCTGACCTGCTGCTGCTGTGCCTGGTGCTGTTGCTGTTGGCACGCCACCAGCACCTCCCGCGTCAGGTCACCGTGCTGATGGCCCTGGCATTGACCTCGTTCATTGTGGCCGACACGGGCTTCGCTGCTCTGACGGCCAGACAAGCGTACGTCCCCGGAAGCATCATTGATCTGTTTTGGGGCTTCGGGGGCCTGATGTTCGGCATGGCAGCGGTCCTCCGGGGCAGTAACACACGGATCACCATCACTGCGCCCGCACTGAACTGGACGGTGCTGACGGCCAGCCCCTACCTGGCTGTGGCGGCAACCGCGATCCTCTTGCTCAATACCTTGATGGGTGGGACCGTGGACTTCACAGGGCGTGGCGTCCTGTGGAGCACGATGCTGGTCGCCACCCTGGTGCTGGTCAGGCAGGCCGTGGTATTTGCAGAAAACGCCGCATTAACCCGTGACCTGTATCGGGCAACCCAGCACCTGGAAAGCCGCGTGGCCGCCCGCACCGCCGAACTGCATACTGCCAACACGCAGCTGCACGCCTTTTCTCTGGACCTTGAAGAGAAGGTACAGGCCCGCACGGCGGAACTGGAGCTTAGCCGCGCCCACCTCGCCCATCAGGCCCACCACGACGCCCTGACCAGCCTCCCCAACCGGGTGCTGTTCAGCGATCGGCTCAGCCAGGCCGTGACGGCTGCGGCGCGTTATAACCGCAAGCTGGCCGTGCTGTACCTAGACCTGGACGGGTTTAAACAGATCAACGATACCTGTGGGCATGAGGCAGGAGATGAGGTGCTGCGGGTCACGGCCCGCCGTTTGCAGGAGGCGACACGGCCGAGCGACACCGTCGCCCGTCTCGGCGGCGATGAGTTCATCGTGCTGCTGACCGAGGTGGGGGAAGTCTTTGACGTGGCCAGCGTCGCCCGCCAAATCCTGGACAGCGTCAGTAGAGACATCGTGTTGGACGCTCAGACCACGCGGGTGACCACGTCCATCGGCATCGCCCTGTACCCAGATACCGCGCTGGATGCTGCCCCCCTCCACAAGCAGGCCGACGCGGCCATGTACCGGGCCAAACACGGAGGCAAGAACACCATCTGCTACTTCGCGCCTGAGATGAACAGCGTCATCCAGATGCGCGCCGACCTGGTGGCAGGCCTGCGCTGCGCCCTGACCAATCAGGAAATGTACATGGTATATCAACCGCTTTTCGCGCCCAGCACGCGCGCGTTCGCGTCTCTCGAGGCGTTATTGCGGTGGGCGTCGCCCTCACTGGGTGAGATCTCGCCCGGAGAGTTTATTCCGATCGCGGAGGACAACGGCCAGATCATAGAGCTTGGTGCCTGGGTCCTCAACGAAGTCTGCCGTCAGCAGGCCCTGTGGCAGCGTCAGGGGCTCGCACCCACACGAGTTGCCGTCAATGTCTCGCCGCTGCAGTTCGCCCGCCCGGGATTTGTGGAGGACTTGCGTCATCTTCTTGGTCGCCATGGCCTGGACGGGCGCTGGCTGGAATTAGAATTGACAGAGCGAATCATGCTGCATGACTTGGCGTCGATCGCCCATAAGATGCGGGAATTGCGCGCCCTGGGCGTGGGTATTTCAATTGATGACTTCGGGGCCGGAAACACCGCGCTCAGTTACTTCTTCCAACTGCCCATTACCACCGTCAAGATCGACCGATCCCTGATCCAGGGGCTGGGGCAGGCCCACGGATCAGACCGGGTGGTGCAGGCTATCGTGGCCCTGGCACATTCGCTGGATCTGAATGTTGTCGCCGAGGGCATCGAAACCTGGGCACAGATGACCAGTGTGACCGATCTGGGCTGTGAACGGGTACAGGGGTATCTGCTGGCAAGGCCAGAACGGGCCGATGTGGTGCAGGCTCGACTGTTCCTTGAATCACCAACTAGAGAAACCAGTAAAGGCTGA
- a CDS encoding ATP-dependent helicase, with translation MHVPVLTFHGLARSLTGQSERDAPREVNPEDRFDWLIRLASEQLREQPAPYQYVLVDEYQDVNPAQYELITRLAAFDRTPSKPTPGADEDDREQPGYLVAVGDDDQNLYSFQGADIEFIRRFQQDYDIPGDGVVPLLSNYRSLPRLVEAANAFIEAALPAQARLKGDSDRVVSVRTAETTEGGEVQIGRYRHRYHAALGVACRAATLIHGGAPAHQLAVLAREWTHLHEVQHALREQGVPYQLLNVREQLRPAASLIGSALREALTAQPDMPAADAHATLNSLREGLGLSERDRAWAAILHATQDLHNTTWGALALRIDAARPLAQDGVVLSTYHSAKGSEFDHVFVLNEGMCRHGLLSRPYQTALQAIGIQAFALPTDEPLPPRIRYRIDGDPADLYISAPELLGEQGRAAVNRYAHHWPDLTRNHLRLSTSQGVSRLGSKGTLAARLGRVQAQGTVRAQGATILRCERDDEWYDRAGYVGTATHHHHVLPTFDIEEPLRE, from the coding sequence CTGCACGTCCCGGTCCTGACCTTCCACGGCCTGGCCCGCTCGCTGACAGGCCAGAGCGAGCGCGACGCCCCGCGCGAGGTGAACCCCGAGGACCGCTTCGACTGGCTGATCCGGCTGGCCAGCGAGCAACTGCGTGAGCAGCCTGCCCCCTACCAGTACGTGCTGGTGGACGAGTACCAGGACGTCAATCCCGCCCAGTACGAGCTGATCACGCGGCTGGCCGCCTTTGACCGCACTCCCAGCAAGCCCACACCCGGCGCAGACGAGGATGACCGCGAGCAGCCCGGCTACCTCGTCGCTGTCGGGGACGACGATCAGAACCTGTATTCCTTCCAGGGCGCGGACATCGAGTTCATCCGCCGCTTTCAGCAGGACTACGACATCCCGGGGGACGGGGTGGTGCCGCTGCTCTCGAACTACCGCAGTCTGCCGCGTCTGGTGGAGGCCGCCAACGCCTTTATCGAGGCGGCCCTGCCCGCACAGGCCCGTCTGAAAGGCGACTCGGACCGGGTGGTCAGTGTCCGCACGGCTGAAACCACCGAGGGGGGCGAGGTCCAGATCGGCCGCTACCGTCACCGCTATCACGCCGCGCTCGGCGTGGCCTGCCGAGCCGCGACTCTGATTCACGGCGGCGCCCCGGCACACCAGCTCGCGGTTCTGGCGCGGGAGTGGACGCATCTGCACGAGGTGCAGCACGCTCTGCGGGAACAGGGGGTCCCCTATCAGCTGCTGAACGTCCGCGAGCAACTGCGGCCTGCTGCCAGCCTGATCGGCTCGGCCCTGCGGGAAGCCCTGACCGCCCAGCCCGACATGCCCGCCGCAGACGCCCACGCCACCTTGAACAGCCTGCGCGAGGGCTTGGGACTGAGTGAGCGGGACCGCGCGTGGGCCGCCATACTGCACGCCACACAGGACCTCCACAACACAACCTGGGGGGCGCTGGCGCTGCGCATCGACGCGGCGCGGCCCTTGGCGCAGGACGGCGTGGTTCTCAGCACGTATCACAGCGCCAAGGGCAGCGAGTTCGATCACGTCTTCGTCCTCAACGAGGGGATGTGCCGCCACGGCCTGCTGAGCCGCCCCTACCAGACGGCGCTGCAGGCCATCGGCATCCAGGCTTTCGCGCTGCCCACCGACGAACCCCTCCCGCCGCGCATCCGCTACCGCATCGACGGTGACCCGGCGGACCTGTACATCAGCGCCCCGGAACTTCTTGGCGAGCAGGGCCGCGCCGCTGTGAACCGCTACGCGCACCATTGGCCGGACCTGACCCGCAATCACCTGCGCCTGAGCACCTCCCAGGGTGTCAGCCGTCTCGGCAGCAAGGGCACCCTTGCCGCCCGCCTGGGCCGCGTGCAGGCCCAGGGCACCGTCCGCGCCCAGGGAGCCACCATCCTCCGCTGTGAGCGTGACGACGAATGGTATGACCGCGCCGGGTACGTGGGCACCGCAACGCACCACCACCACGTCCTGCCCACCTTCGACATCGAAGAACCGCTCCGTGAGTGA
- a CDS encoding transposase: MRNCRYRGLQKARLQHVFTALAINVIRLCTWLDGGRPKGTRVSRFAQLRAA; the protein is encoded by the coding sequence TTGAGAAATTGCCGATATCGAGGGCTGCAAAAAGCGCGTCTCCAGCATGTGTTCACTGCCCTGGCGATCAATGTTATTCGTCTCTGCACCTGGCTGGATGGTGGTCGCCCCAAAGGAACCAGGGTCTCGCGCTTTGCCCAACTGCGTGCTGCCTGA
- a CDS encoding endo alpha-1,4 polygalactosaminidase, which yields MKNTVKAAAKRTAMTLALTLLTVGLAQSASKGGVPETSVAQAVKRTITLGGDLKQWDGLPQYKVILSNGVPSVPVSNSGYYSVAYDAQNLYVLGVFDQPKDTVKAVLKTDAGEWWNDDVMELFIRTQPFVSAPQEAHFSINPAGTRFKAYNATTDYKSVGRIEDKRWVLELAIPLNTAILPAVKAGDVWALKVGREHQKAAEYPIWPVGGDFNSPNNYGYLAFTEKPAEPSALATAVTEKLGKSPAGTPLESRLSDIGSYGVYYGKKAADVQKLLNYDLAIVQPGTVTAAQLKMLHDNGTRVVAYMTIGELDRNSAAAPTVDPSWILGENKNWGSKFIDASQPGWQKIVADQAASLKKQGFDGFFLDTLDTADVYPKVAPGLVKIVQDLRAAYPDAVIVQNRGFALLNQTAPSIDAVMFENFSSMYSFDKKTYGSVNGDPSFVESLSKRGLTVLTMDYALPGQQDLITRDYQRAKSFGFVPFVSTIGLDQIYEANP from the coding sequence ATGAAAAATACAGTGAAAGCCGCCGCCAAACGCACTGCCATGACCCTGGCCCTCACCCTCCTGACCGTCGGGCTGGCCCAGAGCGCCAGCAAGGGCGGCGTGCCCGAAACCAGCGTGGCGCAGGCGGTCAAGCGCACCATCACGCTGGGCGGTGACCTGAAGCAGTGGGACGGTCTGCCGCAGTACAAGGTGATCCTCAGCAACGGCGTGCCCAGCGTGCCCGTCAGCAACAGCGGCTATTACAGCGTGGCTTACGACGCCCAGAACCTGTACGTGCTGGGCGTCTTCGATCAGCCCAAGGACACGGTGAAGGCTGTTCTGAAAACCGATGCGGGCGAGTGGTGGAACGACGACGTGATGGAACTGTTCATCCGCACGCAGCCCTTCGTGAGCGCGCCGCAGGAGGCCCACTTTTCCATCAACCCGGCAGGGACGCGCTTTAAGGCGTACAACGCCACCACCGACTACAAGAGCGTGGGCCGCATCGAGGACAAGCGCTGGGTGCTGGAGCTGGCCATTCCGCTGAACACCGCCATTCTGCCCGCTGTGAAAGCGGGGGATGTCTGGGCGCTGAAGGTGGGCCGCGAACACCAGAAGGCCGCCGAATACCCGATCTGGCCAGTGGGCGGCGATTTCAACTCGCCCAACAATTACGGCTATCTGGCCTTTACCGAGAAGCCCGCCGAACCCAGCGCCCTGGCCACCGCCGTGACCGAGAAGCTGGGCAAGTCCCCGGCGGGAACGCCACTGGAAAGCCGCCTGTCGGACATCGGCTCGTATGGGGTGTATTACGGCAAGAAGGCCGCCGACGTGCAGAAGCTGCTGAACTACGACCTGGCCATCGTGCAGCCCGGCACCGTGACTGCCGCGCAACTCAAGATGCTGCACGACAACGGCACCCGCGTCGTCGCGTACATGACCATCGGCGAACTGGACCGCAACAGCGCCGCCGCGCCCACGGTGGACCCGAGCTGGATTCTGGGCGAGAACAAGAACTGGGGGTCCAAATTCATCGACGCCTCGCAGCCCGGCTGGCAGAAGATCGTGGCGGATCAGGCCGCAAGCCTGAAGAAGCAGGGCTTCGACGGCTTCTTCCTGGACACGCTGGACACCGCCGACGTGTACCCCAAAGTCGCGCCGGGGCTGGTCAAGATCGTGCAGGATCTGCGCGCCGCCTACCCTGACGCCGTGATCGTGCAAAACCGGGGATTTGCGCTGCTCAACCAGACCGCGCCCAGCATCGACGCGGTGATGTTCGAGAATTTTTCCAGCATGTACAGCTTCGACAAGAAGACCTACGGCAGCGTCAACGGTGATCCCAGCTTCGTCGAGTCGCTGTCAAAGCGCGGCCTGACGGTGCTGACGATGGATTACGCCCTACCGGGCCAGCAGGATCTGATCACCCGTGACTACCAGCGGGCCAAGTCGTTTGGCTTCGTGCCCTTCGTATCCACCATCGGACTGGATCAGATCTACGAGGCCAACCCTTGA
- a CDS encoding DeoR/GlpR family DNA-binding transcription regulator, with amino-acid sequence MQSDRINKIQHHLYSAGFANVQELAEATGASIVTIRRDLQRLEENGIVTRTHGGARLAEAAGPEMAFQSRVQENLEAKRAIGEVAYGLLKPHTTVFLDAGTTVLQLARRLRVEPLPLTIFTNGLAVAQDLVNVEGLSVNLLGGQLRNENLSMVGPYAERLLGEFWFDQLYLGTSAVRGDAQMYTLNPAEASLNRAMIARTSQTILLADASKFESSAPYAVAPISDIQTVITDTGLDAAWKARLAKLKIDTTLVSLGRK; translated from the coding sequence ATGCAGTCAGACCGCATCAACAAAATCCAACATCACCTTTACAGCGCGGGCTTTGCCAACGTGCAGGAACTGGCCGAGGCGACAGGTGCGTCCATCGTGACCATCCGGCGCGATCTCCAGCGGCTGGAAGAAAACGGCATCGTCACGCGCACCCACGGCGGCGCGCGGCTGGCCGAGGCAGCAGGACCGGAAATGGCCTTCCAGTCCCGTGTACAGGAAAATCTGGAAGCCAAGAGGGCCATCGGCGAGGTGGCCTACGGGCTGCTCAAGCCGCACACCACCGTTTTCCTGGACGCAGGCACCACCGTCTTGCAGCTCGCGCGGCGGCTGCGGGTCGAGCCACTCCCGCTGACCATCTTCACCAACGGGCTGGCCGTCGCGCAGGACCTCGTGAACGTGGAGGGCCTGAGCGTCAACCTGCTGGGCGGCCAACTGCGCAACGAGAACCTGAGCATGGTGGGTCCCTACGCCGAGCGGCTGCTGGGCGAGTTCTGGTTCGATCAACTGTACCTCGGCACCAGCGCCGTGCGCGGCGACGCCCAGATGTACACCCTGAATCCCGCCGAGGCCAGCCTGAACCGGGCCATGATCGCCCGCACCTCGCAGACCATCCTGCTGGCCGATGCCAGCAAGTTCGAGAGCAGCGCGCCCTACGCGGTGGCCCCCATTTCCGACATTCAGACCGTCATCACCGACACCGGGCTGGACGCAGCCTGGAAGGCCCGTCTGGCCAAACTCAAGATCGACACCACCCTCGTTTCCCTTGGGAGAAAATGA
- a CDS encoding DUF1206 domain-containing protein, whose protein sequence is MSTARSQVERASRRVAPGLEALARFGYASKGVVYGTIGVLALSLALGGGGATTDTKGALLRLQDLPAGSALLWLLVVGLGGYALWQLLRAVLDPEHQGTEAKGLVKRAGYLISGVVYLTLAVFSARVAAPGSASRAQNSEAQTASQVLELPGGQVLLGLAGVVLLAVAFRQFYNAYGARFMKHMAFTDVGAQYQGTLKRVGQVGVSARGLLLAIVGVFLLAAAWRNQASIVIGTSEALAWLREQPAGQFLLGAVALGTLCYGLWCVIQALYRRIKVMD, encoded by the coding sequence ATGTCTACTGCCAGATCACAGGTCGAGCGGGCCAGCCGCCGGGTTGCTCCGGGCCTGGAGGCCCTGGCCCGGTTCGGCTATGCCAGCAAGGGCGTGGTGTACGGGACCATAGGTGTACTCGCCCTCAGTCTTGCGCTGGGGGGCGGAGGTGCCACCACCGACACCAAGGGGGCGCTCCTGCGGCTGCAAGATCTCCCGGCGGGCAGCGCCTTGCTCTGGCTGCTGGTGGTGGGTCTGGGCGGATATGCATTGTGGCAGTTGCTGCGGGCGGTCCTGGATCCAGAACATCAGGGCACCGAGGCCAAGGGGCTGGTGAAACGCGCGGGCTACCTGATCAGCGGCGTCGTTTACCTGACCCTGGCCGTGTTCAGCGCCCGCGTCGCGGCTCCGGGCAGCGCTTCCCGTGCCCAGAACAGCGAGGCCCAGACCGCCTCGCAAGTTCTGGAACTTCCCGGCGGTCAAGTGCTCCTGGGTCTCGCGGGCGTGGTTTTGTTGGCCGTCGCGTTCAGGCAGTTTTACAACGCCTACGGAGCCAGATTCATGAAGCACATGGCCTTTACCGATGTGGGGGCACAGTACCAGGGCACTCTGAAACGCGTCGGACAGGTGGGAGTTTCCGCGCGCGGCCTGCTGCTGGCCATTGTGGGCGTCTTCTTGCTGGCAGCGGCCTGGCGGAATCAAGCCAGCATTGTGATCGGTACCTCCGAGGCGCTGGCCTGGCTACGCGAACAGCCTGCAGGCCAGTTTCTGCTGGGCGCGGTGGCGCTGGGGACGCTGTGCTACGGGCTGTGGTGCGTGATCCAGGCGCTGTACCGCCGCATCAAGGTGATGGACTGA